The region AGGCTGTGCTCCATTCGGTGATCTGCGTCATGGGAAGGCTCCGTCGATGTGTGGTGAGCCAATCTCGTGGAGACACCGCGGGGCCCGCGTGGGAGCCGCAAAGGGTGCGGCGTAGGAGAGAGCGCCGAACCGCGAAGGCTCGACGAGGCTCAGTCGAGCAGGCCGTTCGAGACGCAGTAGAGCGTCATCTCGCTGTTCGTCCGGATCTCCAGCTTCTTCAGCACCTGGCTGCGGTAGGTGCTGACGGTCTTGCAGCTGAGCGAGAGCGCGTCGGCGATCTCCGCGGAAGTGCGGCCCCGGCCCATGTGCAGCAGCAGCTGGAATTCGCGATTCGACAGGCTCTCGTGCGGCTTGCGCCTCACCGTGCGCCCCATGTCGTATGCGAGCATGTCCGCGACGTCGGGGGACAGGTAGGCGTGGCCCGCGGCCACGCGCCGGATGGCTTCGACGACGTCGCGGGGCTCGCACAGCTTGCTGAGGAAGCCGCGCGCGCCCAGGCGCATGACGTTCACCGCATAGTTCGCCGCCGGGTAGCCGGAAAACACCAGCACGCCCACGTCGGGCGTGCGCGTGCGGATGGTGCGGATCATGTCGAGCCCGCCCTTGCCCGGCATCTCCAGGTCCAGCACGAGCACGTCCATCGGCACCACGCGGGTCAGGTCCATGGTGGCATTGCCGTCGCCGGCTTCGCCGACGACATCCATGTCGCCGTGCTCGTGCAGGTAGGCGCGCAGGCCCGTACGCACGATGCTGTGGTCGTCGGCGATGCCGACACGGATCATGTGGTGCGCCGCGACCCGGGTGTTGCACGGAATGGGTGCTTTCATGGAGGGCTCTCGATACGAACGCCCCCAGCATGGCCGCGCGAGCCTGCGGCGTCCGTACGTTACCGTACGGAGCGGGTACCGATTTGCCGCGCCGGATGAGCGCCGCGCATGAGCGCCGGGATTCAGAGAACCGGCGAGCCTCGAAGGTAGAGCGTCGCGCCTGTTTCCGTGTACGCGTCGCCGTGCCAGGTGCCGCGCCGCCCGACATGGAAGTCGCCGGTCCGCAGCTCGATGTCGGGCCCGATGCGGCAGCTGCCGGCCAGCACGAGGCATTCCTCGTCGACCTCGTGCAGGTGGCCCGGCACCGTCGTGCCGGGCGCGACCCGGACGAGGCACGACCTCACCTCGTCCGCACTCCAAAACATCTTGCGCTCGATCCCGGCAGCCACTGTCTCCCAGCCCGCAGCATCGCCAAGGCGCACGACCTGCGGGTTCGCCGGGCGGGACGTCGCCTGTTCCCGTATCGCTTTCATCACGCGCGCTTTCACCCGCGCCAGCAGCGCCTGGTCGTCCTTCATGTCCGTGCCTCCGGCACCGCGGCCGCGGCGTTCGCCGCCAGCGGCGCGGGGTGGGCGGCGCAGAGACCGGCGAGGAACTTGCGTATCTTCTTGCGCCCCCGCTGGGCCAGCGTCTTCACCGAACCGAGGGGCATCCCGATCAGGTCGGAGATCTGGCTTTGCGTGTAGTCGTGGAAGTAGGACAAGCCCAGCACCAGCCGCTCCTGCGCTTCGAGCGTTGCGAGCGACAGATGGACGAGTTGCGCGTCCTGGGCCTGGCTCAGCAATCGTTCCGGACTGTCCTCGCACAGCAGCAGCGCGGGCTCGCTGCTTTCGGCGTCGGCATCGCAGCGGTGCCGGCGCTCGCGCCTCAGGTGGTCGAGCGCGCGGCTGCGGGCGATCATCGCCATCCAGGCCGCGGGGGGCGACCTGCTCTCGTCATAGGAATCCAGGCTGTTCCATATCTGGATGTACACCTCGGCCAGGACATCCTCCGCCTGCCCGTCGTCCACGATGCGGCGCACGCGCGCCAGCATCCACCGGGCCGTGAGGGCGTACAGCTTCTCGAACGCGCGCATGTCTCCATTCCTGCATTGCAGCATCAGGCTGCGCAGTTCGTGGTTCTGGAGTTCCCAGGGGGGCGTCCCGCCGGCTCGCGCCTGGCCGTTCGTGTCGTTCGTCAAGCGGTGACCTGCATTCCACAGGTATCGCCGATGCGATGCGGCGGGCTTGTAGGATGGCGCCCCTTGCGAAGCCGGCGTCTTTCCGTTCGGGCGTTCCCCGGGTCAGCTGAACACCAGCACCGGTCTGATCTCGATCAGGCGGGACTTGCCTTCGCCTTGCGCATCGAGCACCGCGAAGGCCTGCTCCAGCAGGCCGTCGACGTTCTGACGCACCATGAGCAGGGGGAAGCTCAGCATGCTGCCGAACGGGTCCCAGTCGTAGCAGCCGAACGCGCACCGTTCGAGCTCTTCGTGCGGCAGCCGCTTGAGGAAGCGCACGACGCCTTCCAGCGCGATGGTGGAATTCACGAACAGCGCGCGGGGCAGCCCCCCGATGCGCTTGTAGAGCGAGGCGGCGGCCGCTTCCGCCAGGTCGGGTTCGTAGCCGCAGGCGTCCACCTGCCCGGGCTGGATGTCGCCGAGCGCGGTGCGCACGGCGTCCGTGAAGCCTTCGATGCGGCGCGCCGTCGCGTAATCGGTGGCGATGCCGCCCAGGAAGTACGGGCGGTTGCGCGCCGCCGCCCGCAGCGCCCTGGAGCGCGCGATCAGTTCCGCCGTGAGCTGCTGCGCGCCCCAGAAGTTGTCCGTGATGACGGAGGTGCTCTTGCGGCCCGGGAGGTCCACGTTCACGTGCGCGATGTCGTGCGACTTGCACAGGTCGCTGATCGCGTCCGGGTCCGTCGCGCCCGCGACGACCAGCGATTCGACGCGGTACGAGATGAGCGTGCGCACCGTCTCCAGCTCCAGCGCCGGGTCGCGCAGGGTGCTCACCACGATGGGGTAGAGGTGGCGCTGCCGCGCGAGCTTCTCGAAGGTCTGCGCCATGCCGCTGAAGTAGCGGTTGTCGTGCAGCGGGATGATCATCCCGATGAGGCCGGAGCGGCTCGTGCGCAGTCCGCTCGCCTGCCGGTTCACGCTGAAGCGGTGCTCGGCCGCCAGCGCCAGGACGCGCTGCGCCGTCTCCTCGGCGATGCGGCGGCTGCGCCAGTTGCCGCTGAGCACGGAGCTCACCGTCGTCGCCGACACGTCGGCGAGGCGCGCGAGGTCGTAGATGGTGGACTTGTTCTTTCTCATTACGGGTAAACGACAGGCGGGCTGGCGAAGGGTTTGCCTAGAATGTAGCGCAATCGATTGCGCAAAACCACCCCGCGACAACCCTCATGGCAGATCCCACACCCCCCGGCAATTCCGACCTCGACTTCAAGGGCCGCATCGGCGCGACCTGGCAGGAGTCGCGCCCCTGGTGGCCCGACCCCGTGCGCGCGAAGGAAGGGGCGCCCAACATCGTGCTCGTGCTTTACGACGATGTCGGCTTCGGCAGCTTCGGCTCCTACGGCTCCGAGAT is a window of Caenimonas aquaedulcis DNA encoding:
- a CDS encoding response regulator → MKAPIPCNTRVAAHHMIRVGIADDHSIVRTGLRAYLHEHGDMDVVGEAGDGNATMDLTRVVPMDVLVLDLEMPGKGGLDMIRTIRTRTPDVGVLVFSGYPAANYAVNVMRLGARGFLSKLCEPRDVVEAIRRVAAGHAYLSPDVADMLAYDMGRTVRRKPHESLSNREFQLLLHMGRGRTSAEIADALSLSCKTVSTYRSQVLKKLEIRTNSEMTLYCVSNGLLD
- a CDS encoding cupin domain-containing protein, whose translation is MKDDQALLARVKARVMKAIREQATSRPANPQVVRLGDAAGWETVAAGIERKMFWSADEVRSCLVRVAPGTTVPGHLHEVDEECLVLAGSCRIGPDIELRTGDFHVGRRGTWHGDAYTETGATLYLRGSPVL
- a CDS encoding RNA polymerase sigma factor: MTNDTNGQARAGGTPPWELQNHELRSLMLQCRNGDMRAFEKLYALTARWMLARVRRIVDDGQAEDVLAEVYIQIWNSLDSYDESRSPPAAWMAMIARSRALDHLRRERRHRCDADAESSEPALLLCEDSPERLLSQAQDAQLVHLSLATLEAQERLVLGLSYFHDYTQSQISDLIGMPLGSVKTLAQRGRKKIRKFLAGLCAAHPAPLAANAAAAVPEART
- a CDS encoding LacI family DNA-binding transcriptional regulator; translation: MRKNKSTIYDLARLADVSATTVSSVLSGNWRSRRIAEETAQRVLALAAEHRFSVNRQASGLRTSRSGLIGMIIPLHDNRYFSGMAQTFEKLARQRHLYPIVVSTLRDPALELETVRTLISYRVESLVVAGATDPDAISDLCKSHDIAHVNVDLPGRKSTSVITDNFWGAQQLTAELIARSRALRAAARNRPYFLGGIATDYATARRIEGFTDAVRTALGDIQPGQVDACGYEPDLAEAAAASLYKRIGGLPRALFVNSTIALEGVVRFLKRLPHEELERCAFGCYDWDPFGSMLSFPLLMVRQNVDGLLEQAFAVLDAQGEGKSRLIEIRPVLVFS